A genomic region of Leptolyngbya sp. CCY15150 contains the following coding sequences:
- a CDS encoding DMT family transporter: MLGFAVILVGSLCLAAQNVLLRVIFSESPILGQGVWGGFIPPTVGNSVLVLQMRSLLILPVMLILAPWFYPGTQQALKALVKPDQRSLLWRSLISSTFLFLSLTFLFIAIATIPAGTATVLFFTHPVITGLVSWRLFGDRPSWIRLTMTGTVLMGSVLVVPIAGAISPDQMWLGVGAALAACVTYSIQGVLAQTCFRTIHPVPFTVVNFVVMAVLSTLGLLLVTIDVPAESWGVLWGISALASALTLAGQLLYNVGIHLVSAALMSIVAVSNPVSTTLMAWIFLQETLTLRQGMGVGIVVLSIAILGYEKAQQSQVRSKG; encoded by the coding sequence ATGCTTGGATTTGCCGTCATTTTGGTGGGCTCGCTATGTTTGGCGGCGCAGAACGTATTACTACGGGTTATTTTCTCTGAAAGTCCTATTCTTGGGCAAGGGGTGTGGGGTGGCTTCATTCCGCCGACAGTGGGCAATTCGGTGCTGGTGCTCCAGATGCGATCGCTGCTGATTTTGCCGGTGATGCTGATCCTGGCCCCATGGTTTTATCCGGGTACCCAGCAGGCCTTGAAGGCCTTGGTGAAGCCTGATCAGCGATCGCTCCTGTGGCGATCGCTGATCAGCAGTACATTTTTATTTCTGTCCCTCACCTTTTTGTTTATTGCCATCGCTACCATTCCCGCCGGGACAGCCACGGTGCTGTTTTTCACGCATCCGGTGATCACCGGGCTGGTTTCTTGGCGGCTGTTTGGCGATCGCCCCAGTTGGATACGGTTGACTATGACCGGCACGGTGCTCATGGGTAGTGTGCTGGTGGTGCCGATAGCCGGCGCAATCAGTCCTGACCAAATGTGGCTGGGCGTGGGTGCAGCGCTGGCAGCCTGCGTGACCTACTCGATTCAGGGCGTCTTGGCCCAGACCTGCTTCCGGACAATTCACCCCGTGCCGTTTACCGTGGTGAATTTTGTGGTGATGGCGGTGCTCTCTACCCTGGGGTTACTGCTGGTGACCATTGACGTGCCCGCCGAGTCCTGGGGTGTCCTGTGGGGCATTAGCGCCCTAGCGTCGGCCCTGACCCTAGCAGGGCAGTTGCTCTACAACGTCGGCATTCATCTGGTGAGTGCGGCTCTGATGTCGATTGTGGCGGTGAGTAATCCGGTGTCCACCACGTTGATGGCCTGGATCTTTTTGCAAGAAACCCTCACCCTGCGCCAGGGTATGGGCGTGGGCATCGTGGTTTTGAGTATTGCCATTTTGGGCTACGAAAAAGCCCAGCAGTCCCAGGTACGTTCCAAGGGCTAG
- a CDS encoding ribbon-helix-helix domain-containing protein — MHSVNPIPHRTSTTDMEVTSIRLERDLKERLKQLADKQGYQALIRDVLWDYVQQRADRPPKPRSQGEIRFTVPAIARRPEVCWLTGADIAPHEPMLLGLTLADEMVPLSADSIDP; from the coding sequence ATGCATTCTGTGAACCCTATCCCACACCGCACCTCTACCACAGACATGGAGGTGACCAGTATTCGTCTTGAACGCGATCTAAAAGAGCGTCTGAAGCAACTGGCTGATAAACAGGGCTATCAGGCACTCATTCGAGACGTTTTGTGGGACTACGTTCAACAGCGGGCAGATCGTCCTCCAAAGCCGCGATCGCAGGGCGAGATTCGCTTCACTGTCCCTGCGATCGCCCGCCGACCAGAGGTTTGCTGGCTCACGGGTGCAGATATTGCTCCCCATGAACCCATGCTGTTGGGGCTGACGCTGGCGGATGAAATGGTTCCCCTCAGTGCGGACAGTATAGACCCGTGA
- a CDS encoding ABC transporter substrate-binding protein produces the protein MKLSQLRLRNWMASGLVIAALAGVSACQTPTETPTAVEDTEATTDTAEATPESLTTVRFTLSWLLQGVDAPLTLAIERGYFAEEGLDVQIERGYGSADTSSKIAAGQYDMGFGDMYSMIEFNERNPDDKMIVVAVPYNKAPFAIVTTQDSGINSVQDLAGKTLGAPAGDAPRRLWPVLAEEAGIDPNSVEWVTMEPKLRETFLLQGNVDAISGFIYSMMPSLLAGGKTMDDLNIFYYKDNGLDFYGNVVLLREDFLSANEETVRAFLRAYIRGIQDMLVDPEAGLASVVAAGDELMDPDAEKLRLQIALDELLVNEEVESLGLGAVDPARLEATIAQTVKGFELTATPDIDTVFTADYLPPLEDRQVPPASERQPLE, from the coding sequence ATGAAATTGAGTCAACTTCGGCTTCGCAACTGGATGGCATCGGGTCTAGTCATTGCTGCTCTGGCAGGGGTCTCTGCATGCCAAACCCCGACAGAAACGCCCACAGCCGTAGAGGATACGGAAGCCACCACCGATACGGCGGAAGCGACGCCAGAATCGCTAACCACGGTTCGATTTACCCTATCTTGGCTCCTGCAAGGCGTGGATGCACCTCTCACCCTGGCGATCGAGCGTGGCTACTTTGCTGAAGAGGGCTTGGATGTACAAATTGAGCGGGGGTATGGCTCAGCAGATACATCGAGCAAAATTGCCGCCGGTCAGTATGACATGGGCTTTGGCGACATGTACTCGATGATTGAGTTCAACGAGCGCAACCCTGACGACAAGATGATCGTGGTGGCTGTGCCCTATAACAAAGCACCCTTTGCGATTGTTACAACTCAAGATAGCGGCATCAACTCCGTCCAAGACTTAGCTGGAAAAACCCTAGGAGCACCAGCAGGGGATGCGCCTCGTCGCCTATGGCCGGTGCTGGCGGAGGAAGCCGGCATTGATCCCAACTCTGTGGAATGGGTCACCATGGAGCCCAAGTTACGAGAAACTTTCTTGCTGCAAGGCAATGTAGATGCGATCAGCGGTTTCATCTATTCCATGATGCCGTCCCTGTTAGCCGGGGGCAAAACGATGGATGACCTGAATATCTTTTACTACAAAGACAACGGACTTGATTTTTATGGCAACGTTGTTTTGTTGAGGGAAGATTTTCTATCGGCTAACGAAGAAACGGTGCGGGCCTTCTTGCGCGCCTACATTCGCGGCATTCAAGATATGCTCGTTGACCCAGAAGCTGGCCTAGCAAGTGTGGTGGCAGCGGGCGATGAGCTTATGGATCCAGATGCAGAAAAACTCCGGCTGCAAATTGCTTTGGATGAACTGCTGGTGAATGAGGAGGTGGAATCTCTGGGCTTAGGTGCGGTGGATCCAGCTCGTTTGGAGGCTACCATTGCCCAAACCGTGAAGGGATTTGAACTCACGGCTACGCCAGATATTGATACTGTCTTTACGGCCGACTACCTGCCGCCCCTAGAAGATCGGCAAGTGCCACCTGCATCAGAGCGTCAGCCTCTAGAGTAA
- the fusA gene encoding elongation factor G has product MKKDIARYRNIGIFAHVDAGKTTTTERILSLTGKIHKIGEVHDGAATTDFMEQEQERGITIQSAATSCFWKDHQLNIIDTPGHVDFTIEVYRSLKVLDGGVGVFCGSGGVEPQSETNWRYANDSKVARIIYVNKLDRTGADFFNVVKQVETILAAKPLVMVLPIGRETEFCGVVDLLTRKAWIWDDSGDPKNYDIKDVPADMVDDVETYREALIELAVEQDDTLMEKYLEGEELTIDEIKGCIRKGTRELAFFPTYCGSSFKNKGVQLILDAVVDYLPNPMEVPPQPEVDLEGNETGKFAIVDDEKPLRALAFKIMDDRFGALTFTRIYSGRLSKGDTILNTATGKTERIGRLVEMHANSREEVDTAQAGDIVAIVGMKNVQTGHTICDPKNPATLEPMVFPEPVISISVKPKVKGGDEKMGLALSKMVQEDPSFQVETDQESGETIIKGMGELHLDIKVDILKRTYGVEVEVGRPQVAYRESITKQIADSYTHKKQSGGSGQYGKIDYIIEPGEPGTGFQFESKVTGGNVPREYWPAVQKGFATSIVKGLLAGFPCVDLKVTLTDGAFHPVDSSAIAFEIAAKAAYRQTVPKAGPQLLEPIMDVDVFTPEDYMGDVIGDLNRRRGMIKSQNPTPTGSRIRADVPLSEMFGYIGDLRTMTSGRGQFSMSFDHYAPCPSNVAEEVIKEAKERQAAAAS; this is encoded by the coding sequence ATGAAGAAAGACATCGCGCGCTATCGAAATATTGGTATCTTTGCCCACGTGGATGCGGGCAAGACCACCACGACCGAGAGAATTTTGAGTCTCACGGGAAAAATCCACAAAATTGGTGAAGTGCATGATGGTGCGGCAACCACAGACTTCATGGAGCAAGAGCAAGAGCGCGGCATCACGATTCAGTCGGCTGCAACCTCTTGCTTTTGGAAGGATCACCAGCTCAACATTATTGACACCCCTGGACACGTAGACTTCACCATTGAGGTATACCGCTCCCTAAAGGTTCTAGACGGTGGGGTTGGTGTATTTTGCGGATCAGGTGGGGTAGAGCCTCAGTCTGAAACCAACTGGCGCTATGCCAACGACTCTAAGGTCGCTCGGATTATCTATGTCAACAAGCTAGATCGAACCGGCGCTGACTTTTTCAACGTCGTCAAGCAAGTTGAGACCATTTTGGCGGCTAAGCCGTTGGTGATGGTGCTGCCCATCGGCCGAGAAACTGAATTCTGCGGCGTGGTTGATTTGCTCACCCGCAAGGCTTGGATCTGGGATGACTCTGGCGATCCCAAGAACTACGACATCAAAGACGTGCCTGCCGATATGGTGGATGATGTCGAAACCTACCGGGAAGCCCTAATTGAGCTGGCGGTTGAGCAAGACGACACTCTCATGGAGAAATACCTAGAGGGTGAAGAGCTGACCATTGATGAAATCAAGGGCTGTATTCGTAAGGGCACCCGTGAGCTGGCCTTTTTCCCCACCTACTGCGGTTCCTCCTTTAAGAACAAGGGTGTGCAGCTCATCCTAGATGCCGTGGTCGATTACTTGCCCAACCCGATGGAAGTGCCGCCTCAGCCTGAGGTTGATCTTGAGGGTAATGAAACCGGTAAGTTTGCCATTGTGGATGACGAAAAACCCCTGCGAGCGTTGGCATTCAAAATTATGGATGACCGCTTTGGGGCCCTGACCTTTACGCGCATCTACTCCGGTCGGCTGTCGAAGGGAGACACCATCCTCAACACAGCTACCGGCAAAACCGAGCGGATTGGTCGCTTGGTGGAAATGCACGCCAACTCTCGTGAAGAAGTCGATACAGCGCAAGCTGGTGACATCGTGGCGATCGTGGGCATGAAGAACGTGCAGACCGGTCACACCATCTGCGATCCCAAAAATCCTGCCACCCTTGAGCCCATGGTCTTCCCTGAGCCGGTGATTTCCATCTCCGTGAAGCCCAAGGTGAAGGGTGGTGATGAGAAGATGGGCTTAGCCCTGAGCAAGATGGTGCAGGAAGATCCGTCCTTCCAAGTGGAAACCGATCAAGAGAGTGGTGAAACCATCATTAAAGGGATGGGTGAACTTCACCTTGACATTAAGGTTGACATTCTCAAGCGTACCTATGGTGTTGAGGTGGAAGTGGGTCGTCCTCAGGTGGCCTACCGCGAGTCCATCACCAAGCAGATTGCCGACAGCTACACCCACAAGAAGCAGTCCGGTGGTTCTGGTCAGTACGGCAAGATCGACTACATCATCGAACCGGGTGAACCGGGTACCGGCTTCCAGTTTGAATCGAAGGTGACCGGTGGTAACGTACCTCGGGAATATTGGCCAGCGGTTCAAAAAGGCTTTGCGACCAGCATTGTCAAGGGTCTGTTGGCAGGGTTCCCCTGCGTAGATTTGAAGGTAACTCTCACCGATGGAGCCTTCCACCCAGTTGACTCGTCGGCGATCGCCTTTGAAATTGCGGCTAAAGCTGCCTATCGCCAAACCGTTCCTAAGGCTGGCCCTCAACTGCTAGAGCCGATCATGGATGTGGATGTCTTCACGCCAGAAGACTACATGGGTGATGTGATTGGTGACCTAAACCGTCGCCGGGGCATGATCAAGTCCCAAAACCCCACCCCCACGGGTTCTCGGATTCGGGCAGATGTACCGCTGAGCGAAATGTTTGGCTACATCGGCGACCTGCGTACCATGACCTCTGGTCGCGGTCAGTTCTCCATGTCCTTTGATCACTACGCACCTTGCCCCAGCAATGTGGCAGAAGAGGTGATTAAGGAAGCTAAGGAGCGCCAAGCGGCAGCCGCCTCCTAA
- a CDS encoding diguanylate cyclase, with protein MQSPDLESLTSSFQPQNFLVLVVDDLRQNLKIVGTMLDEAGYGTTFSTSGPQALERVQAARPDLIVLDLMMPDMSGLDVCRTLKANPEFREIPIIFLTASHRQDHLLKAFELGAVDYVTKPFSSAELLARVRTHLELKHTRDQLQLVLSEVQRMATIDSLTGVLNRRCLFDLAKREFERSQRYGSVFTLLMLDVDHFKRINDTYGHMVGDEVLKSLTQAIQRSLRQVDQFGRYGGEEFVIVLPESPLNIARQVGDRLRTISSQLSIPTKTDPISLTVSIGIAAYNPQDKAVEDIFERADRALYQAKAKGRDRCCVWEEVDGSTAPVATT; from the coding sequence ATGCAAAGTCCCGATTTAGAATCCCTCACCTCCTCCTTCCAACCCCAGAATTTTCTGGTGTTGGTTGTCGATGATCTCCGCCAAAATCTTAAAATTGTAGGGACTATGTTAGATGAGGCGGGCTATGGTACCACCTTTTCTACGTCCGGCCCTCAAGCCCTAGAGCGTGTGCAGGCAGCACGCCCTGACCTGATTGTCCTAGACTTAATGATGCCTGATATGAGCGGTTTGGATGTCTGTAGAACCCTCAAGGCTAATCCAGAGTTTCGAGAGATTCCCATTATCTTCCTGACGGCCAGCCATCGGCAAGATCACCTACTCAAGGCGTTTGAACTAGGCGCTGTGGACTATGTCACCAAGCCATTTAGTTCCGCCGAATTATTGGCCCGCGTCCGCACCCATCTAGAGCTGAAGCACACCCGAGACCAACTTCAGCTCGTGCTTTCAGAGGTTCAGCGCATGGCGACCATCGACTCATTAACCGGGGTGCTCAACCGACGATGTTTGTTTGACCTTGCCAAGCGGGAGTTTGAGCGATCGCAGCGCTATGGATCAGTCTTCACCTTACTGATGCTGGACGTCGATCACTTCAAACGGATCAACGACACCTACGGCCATATGGTGGGCGATGAGGTTTTAAAGTCGCTCACGCAAGCAATTCAGCGATCGCTCCGTCAGGTGGATCAATTCGGACGATACGGCGGAGAAGAGTTTGTGATTGTGCTTCCAGAAAGCCCGCTCAACATAGCCCGACAGGTAGGCGATCGCCTCCGCACCATCTCTAGCCAGCTTTCGATTCCCACCAAAACTGATCCCATCTCCCTCACCGTGAGCATTGGCATTGCGGCTTACAATCCTCAGGATAAAGCCGTTGAAGACATTTTTGAGCGGGCTGACCGCGCCCTCTACCAAGCCAAGGCAAAAGGACGCGATCGCTGCTGTGTTTGGGAAGAGGTTGATGGATCGACAGCCCCAGTAGCCACAACCTAG
- a CDS encoding phosphoribosyltransferase family protein, which yields MTPEFRVQLEQLIAQTGALQTGHFQLASGLHARRFFRCIKLFQQPDQVQFVFDALAQRFSDRPLDWVLGANEAGSILAFEVAKRLGVPVVIARQTQHRYHLIDGFQLSQGDRVLVVDDITTTGGTAKQLLEIVRQADAEPVGVGILVTKGLFEVNLGCPVEVLMPLEGMDAIAPDQCPLCQAGLPLSS from the coding sequence ATGACCCCAGAGTTTAGGGTGCAACTAGAGCAGTTAATTGCACAAACCGGAGCGCTGCAAACGGGGCATTTTCAGCTTGCCAGTGGTCTCCATGCCCGCCGTTTTTTTCGCTGCATTAAGCTCTTCCAGCAGCCAGATCAGGTGCAGTTTGTGTTCGATGCCTTGGCCCAGCGGTTTAGCGATCGCCCCCTCGATTGGGTTTTGGGAGCCAATGAGGCGGGCAGTATCTTGGCTTTTGAGGTGGCCAAGCGCTTGGGGGTACCGGTGGTCATCGCCCGGCAAACCCAGCACCGCTATCACCTGATTGATGGTTTTCAGCTCAGCCAGGGCGATCGCGTCTTGGTTGTGGATGACATTACCACCACCGGCGGCACCGCTAAGCAACTGCTGGAGATTGTCAGGCAGGCGGACGCCGAGCCGGTAGGAGTCGGCATTTTAGTCACCAAAGGTCTGTTTGAGGTCAATCTGGGCTGTCCTGTAGAGGTTCTCATGCCCCTAGAGGGTATGGACGCGATCGCCCCGGATCAATGTCCGCTTTGCCAGGCCGGCCTGCCCCTGTCTTCCTAG